A part of Terriglobia bacterium genomic DNA contains:
- a CDS encoding TPM domain-containing protein encodes MVPNKIWQAAIWVLAVACLSCGLRAEPIKQLKPTGYVNDFADELDDYTSDAITTLCQQIDQKAKAQIAVVTIKSLDGADIESYAVSLYKEWGIGSKASNRGVLILLAVNDHRYRIEVGYGLEPILPDGKVGGFGREAVPLLQQKQYSEAMLLLTQRVADVIAADAGVTIKPPVPPSTPAPAVGTPPRPAHHFSPGTVILLTIVGVIALAIVANMFGFGGLLNVVSVILNIVLMFSGGGGRGRDGGSWGGGGGFGGGGGFGGFGGGSSGGGGASGDW; translated from the coding sequence ATGGTTCCCAACAAGATCTGGCAGGCAGCGATTTGGGTTCTGGCAGTGGCCTGCCTGAGTTGCGGGCTGCGCGCTGAGCCTATCAAGCAGCTCAAGCCCACGGGATACGTCAACGACTTCGCCGACGAACTGGACGACTACACCTCCGACGCCATCACCACTCTCTGCCAGCAGATTGACCAGAAGGCCAAAGCGCAGATTGCAGTGGTCACCATCAAGTCGCTCGACGGAGCTGATATTGAAAGTTACGCTGTCAGCCTCTACAAGGAATGGGGCATCGGATCAAAGGCCAGCAACCGTGGCGTGCTGATCCTGCTTGCAGTCAATGACCACCGTTACCGCATTGAAGTGGGCTACGGGCTGGAGCCCATTCTTCCCGACGGAAAAGTCGGCGGCTTTGGCCGTGAAGCTGTTCCCCTGCTTCAGCAAAAGCAATATAGCGAGGCCATGTTGTTGCTTACCCAGCGCGTGGCCGATGTAATTGCCGCCGATGCGGGCGTCACCATCAAACCTCCAGTGCCGCCGAGCACACCTGCACCCGCGGTCGGCACGCCTCCGCGGCCAGCCCACCACTTTTCTCCCGGCACAGTCATCCTGTTGACGATCGTGGGCGTAATCGCCCTGGCCATTGTCGCCAACATGTTCGGGTTTGGCGGACTGCTCAACGTGGTGAGCGTCATCCTGAACATCGTACTGATGTTTAGTGGCGGCGGCGGGCGCGGGCGCGACGGCGGCAGTTGGGGCGGCGGAGGTGGCTTCGGCGGTGGTGGCGGGTTTGGCGGATTTGGCGGAGGCAGCTCCGGAGGCGGCGGCGCAAGCGGCGACTGGTAG
- a CDS encoding GNAT family N-acetyltransferase, producing MVQELLKSADSRIALARLNGELVGYAIALQTKVPHYGMVSWVTQLVVHQDHRRNNVGKTLLFTIWGFSDHKAWGLISANPYAIRALEKATRRRGSPKRIKQNQDTLLRLGISEVPYVKESTELRIMKDESRINTAFLLDHSTLDEMLAGVISKGKPWTLGPLPEGWEWFAFTFHDQEQIGLTAMELEQMLLASDEVTKCAYSRMLLNGGDHSWAKHSPAEVDFIIDNCLSPGADSIVDFGCGRGRHVLQLASRGINALGVDYVEAFIAAARQEALARGLTQASFAVADCRTINLEREFDAGICLYDVVGTYTEREDNLKIIQNLARHVKRGGYVLLSVMNMEFTVRQARHWFSISTDPDKLLELKPSRTMETTGDIFDPEHYMIDKETKIVYRKEQFEAGTTLPQELLVRDRRYTRDEIEALCRHAGMEVIWTRYVRSGAWMEPLARESERSKEILILCKRS from the coding sequence ATGGTTCAGGAACTGCTAAAGTCGGCGGATTCTCGCATTGCGTTGGCTAGGCTCAACGGCGAATTAGTCGGCTACGCGATCGCACTCCAGACGAAAGTGCCCCACTACGGGATGGTCTCATGGGTAACACAACTGGTCGTCCATCAAGATCACCGGAGGAATAACGTAGGCAAGACTCTTTTGTTCACAATCTGGGGCTTCAGCGATCACAAGGCTTGGGGCTTAATCAGCGCAAACCCCTATGCAATCCGTGCTCTTGAGAAAGCGACCCGCAGAAGGGGCTCGCCAAAACGGATAAAACAGAATCAAGATACGTTACTAAGGCTCGGTATTAGCGAGGTTCCCTATGTTAAGGAGTCGACAGAACTCCGAATCATGAAAGATGAGTCGCGAATAAACACTGCTTTCTTGCTCGACCACTCCACGTTGGATGAAATGCTAGCTGGTGTCATCAGCAAAGGGAAACCTTGGACGCTGGGCCCGTTGCCAGAAGGCTGGGAATGGTTTGCTTTTACATTCCATGATCAGGAGCAAATTGGACTGACTGCGATGGAACTCGAGCAAATGTTACTGGCGTCAGATGAAGTAACAAAGTGCGCATATTCGCGAATGCTGCTGAATGGGGGCGACCATTCCTGGGCGAAACACTCACCAGCTGAAGTCGATTTCATCATAGATAACTGCCTTAGCCCTGGGGCTGATTCGATTGTGGATTTCGGATGTGGCCGTGGGCGGCACGTTCTGCAATTGGCCTCCCGTGGGATCAACGCGCTTGGCGTTGACTATGTTGAAGCATTCATTGCCGCCGCTCGCCAAGAAGCCCTTGCACGAGGCCTAACCCAAGCCTCATTTGCGGTTGCCGATTGTCGCACAATTAACCTGGAAAGAGAATTTGACGCGGGCATCTGCTTGTATGACGTCGTGGGTACCTACACAGAACGAGAAGATAATCTCAAAATCATTCAAAATCTGGCGCGACATGTCAAACGAGGCGGTTACGTATTATTGTCAGTAATGAATATGGAGTTTACGGTACGCCAAGCACGACATTGGTTCTCAATCAGCACTGATCCCGACAAATTACTGGAACTCAAACCCAGCAGAACCATGGAAACAACCGGGGACATATTCGATCCGGAGCACTACATGATCGACAAAGAGACCAAAATCGTCTACCGCAAAGAGCAGTTCGAAGCGGGTACAACCCTGCCGCAAGAGTTGTTGGTTAGGGACAGACGTTACACCAGGGACGAAATCGAGGCACTCTGCCGCCACGCCGGTATGGAGGTTATCTGGACTCGTTATGTTAGATCGGGCGCGTGGATGGAGCCCTTGGCGCGAGAAAGCGAACGCTCGAAAGAGATTTTGATCCTTTGTAAGAGGTCGTGA
- a CDS encoding tetratricopeptide repeat protein: MTGNLAERLDSWKEIASYLRRDVRTVQRWEKKEGLPVHRHQHDKLGSVYAYPAELTQWFTTRQQAAPAEQPQKPGDKIKLAVLPFGNLSGSAEDNYFSEGLTEEMITQITRLQPAELAVIARGTALHYDNSKSSLEQMKKDLGVDYVLEGKVRRGGDRVRITAQLSEIQDQTQLWAETYERDMSDVLSVQAEIAQAIAGEIHLALNLTESERLTGLRKGQHRIQPAAYDAYLKARFHLHEMTPAGISKSIQDFKHAVELDPSYAPAHAGLASAYALLAIAPFDILPPHEAMPKAETAARQSLQLDSELAEAHTALALVEHHYHWNWAGAETHYKRALELNPDYPDAHLWYSWLLLALGRREDALREIEETMRIVQETDPHRLVAVHATRALAYYFGREFQQSVDECAKGLQLDPKHFMLHYIKGRSHMRLGQEKECIEQLKAAAPPGEVPLVDAALGLAYAVVGQLDEAKKMAESFRSVMAKRYIPPTYFGMLYAGLGDRERALVWLDKAFRERADGLTWLNVDPMLDDMRSDERFQELVQRIGLTK; this comes from the coding sequence ATGACCGGCAATCTTGCAGAGCGGCTTGATTCCTGGAAGGAGATTGCCTCCTACCTGCGGCGCGACGTGCGCACCGTGCAGCGCTGGGAGAAAAAGGAAGGTCTGCCGGTGCATCGCCACCAGCATGACAAGCTGGGGTCAGTGTATGCCTATCCGGCGGAGCTGACGCAATGGTTCACGACGCGTCAGCAAGCCGCGCCGGCGGAGCAGCCGCAAAAGCCCGGCGACAAGATCAAGCTGGCGGTGCTGCCGTTTGGCAACCTGAGCGGCAGCGCGGAAGACAACTATTTCAGTGAAGGTCTGACGGAAGAGATGATCACACAGATCACGCGGTTGCAGCCGGCGGAGCTGGCGGTGATTGCCCGAGGCACGGCGCTGCATTATGACAACAGCAAGTCGTCACTGGAGCAGATGAAGAAAGACCTGGGCGTGGATTACGTGCTGGAAGGCAAAGTACGCCGCGGCGGCGACCGCGTGCGCATCACTGCGCAACTCAGCGAAATCCAGGACCAGACGCAGCTCTGGGCTGAAACCTACGAACGCGACATGAGTGACGTCCTGAGCGTGCAGGCGGAGATTGCCCAGGCCATCGCCGGGGAAATTCACCTGGCGCTGAATCTCACCGAGAGCGAGCGGCTCACCGGACTTCGCAAAGGCCAGCATCGCATCCAGCCGGCCGCGTATGACGCCTATCTGAAAGCGCGCTTCCACCTGCATGAGATGACTCCGGCGGGCATCAGCAAGAGCATTCAGGATTTCAAGCACGCCGTGGAGCTTGATCCAAGCTACGCTCCGGCGCACGCCGGACTGGCCAGCGCGTACGCGCTGCTGGCGATTGCGCCATTTGACATTCTGCCTCCGCATGAAGCCATGCCCAAGGCGGAGACGGCGGCGCGGCAGTCGCTGCAACTGGACAGCGAACTGGCGGAAGCCCACACCGCGCTGGCGTTAGTCGAACACCACTATCACTGGAACTGGGCGGGCGCGGAGACGCACTACAAGCGCGCGCTGGAGTTGAATCCCGACTATCCTGACGCCCACTTGTGGTATTCATGGCTGCTGCTGGCGCTAGGCCGGCGCGAAGATGCGCTGCGCGAAATTGAAGAGACCATGCGCATTGTGCAGGAGACGGACCCGCACCGGCTGGTGGCCGTCCACGCAACGCGCGCGCTGGCATATTACTTTGGCCGCGAGTTTCAGCAGTCGGTGGACGAATGCGCCAAAGGCCTGCAGCTTGATCCCAAGCACTTCATGCTGCACTACATCAAAGGCCGCTCGCACATGCGTCTGGGCCAGGAGAAGGAATGCATTGAACAGTTGAAGGCCGCAGCGCCGCCGGGCGAAGTTCCCCTGGTTGACGCCGCGCTGGGCCTGGCGTATGCCGTGGTCGGCCAGTTGGACGAAGCCAAGAAGATGGCGGAGAGCTTCAGGTCGGTGATGGCCAAACGCTACATTCCGCCCACGTACTTCGGCATGTTGTACGCCGGGTTGGGCGACCGCGAACGCGCGCTGGTGTGGCTGGACAAGGCGTTCCGCGAACGCGCCGACGGCCTGACGTGGCTCAACGTGGATCCCATGCTCGACGACATGCGTTCTGACGAACGTTTCCAGGAGCTGGTGCAGAGGATCGGGCTGACGAAGTGA
- a CDS encoding LemA family protein, producing the protein MKALIVIVIIAVLLLACFGSYISTKNQLVTKNEAVKAAWSQVDIVLQRRADLIPNLVETVKGFAAQEQTVFGDIAKARSRLLSANTPTDKIAANQQLDGAIGRLLVIVENYPQLRSNENFLRLQDELAGTENRIAVERKRYNDSLQDYNTYIGLFPNSLWAGMAGFKRNDAYFAASEGAKSVPKVDFSGVKPGATATPVPAR; encoded by the coding sequence ATGAAAGCGCTCATCGTAATCGTCATCATTGCCGTGTTGCTGCTGGCCTGCTTTGGCAGCTACATCAGCACCAAGAACCAACTCGTGACCAAAAATGAAGCGGTAAAGGCCGCTTGGTCGCAGGTGGATATTGTGCTGCAGCGCCGCGCCGACCTGATCCCCAACCTGGTGGAGACGGTGAAAGGCTTTGCCGCGCAGGAGCAGACGGTCTTTGGCGATATCGCTAAAGCACGTTCACGTTTGCTCTCTGCTAACACGCCGACCGACAAGATCGCCGCCAACCAGCAACTTGATGGCGCAATCGGCCGTCTGTTGGTGATCGTGGAGAACTACCCGCAGTTGCGCTCCAATGAAAACTTCTTGCGCTTGCAGGATGAACTTGCCGGAACGGAGAATCGCATCGCCGTCGAACGCAAACGCTACAACGATTCCCTGCAGGACTACAACACCTACATCGGCCTGTTTCCCAACAGCCTTTGGGCGGGGATGGCCGGCTTCAAGCGCAATGACGCCTATTTTGCCGCCAGTGAAGGCGCCAAGAGCGTGCCGAAAGTTGATTTCTCCGGCGTGAAGCCCGGCGCAACGGCCACTCCCGTGCCCGCTCGCTAA
- a CDS encoding HlyD family efflux transporter periplasmic adaptor subunit produces the protein MDIIRDESVRRKKRQKNLIIGVITVLAIGGITLGVGRLSPAAPTVEMGQVWPDTVKRGSMIRNCHGIGSLVPIPEDVRLIPAETDVRVERILLLPGTPVTPDSVIMELSNPQVVQEALNSDLEVKSAEAEFHNIKAKVNSELLNLKAASATVEADYENAKRDADANRELVKIGVLSESALKASLAKEKELATRRDIEHERISESTKAVETQMAVQQATIDQKRAMSGLKHRQLASLKVRAGITGVLQDEPVTVGQRLAQGTILAKVVQPEHLKAELKIPETQARDIVTGLLADIDTHNGIVKGYVSRIDPASQNGTVTVDVTLSEPPPKGSRPDLSVDGTITLEKLENVLYVGRPASGQEKQTVSMFKMDPDEKEAVRVQVELGRASVTYIEIVKGLKEGDKVILSDMQRYDNDQRIKLSK, from the coding sequence ATGGATATTATTCGCGACGAATCGGTAAGACGTAAGAAGCGCCAAAAGAACCTGATCATCGGCGTGATCACGGTCCTGGCGATTGGCGGCATCACGCTGGGGGTTGGCCGGCTCAGCCCGGCGGCGCCAACCGTGGAAATGGGCCAGGTCTGGCCGGACACGGTGAAACGCGGCTCCATGATCCGGAATTGCCACGGCATCGGCTCACTGGTTCCCATTCCGGAAGATGTTCGCCTGATCCCGGCGGAAACCGACGTCCGCGTGGAACGTATTCTGTTGTTGCCGGGAACGCCGGTGACTCCGGATTCGGTCATCATGGAACTCTCCAATCCGCAGGTGGTGCAGGAGGCCCTGAACTCTGATCTGGAAGTGAAGTCGGCGGAGGCTGAATTTCACAACATCAAAGCCAAGGTAAACAGCGAACTGCTCAACCTGAAGGCCGCTTCGGCCACGGTGGAAGCGGACTACGAGAACGCCAAGCGCGATGCCGATGCGAACCGCGAACTGGTGAAGATCGGCGTGCTGTCAGAGTCCGCGCTCAAGGCATCTTTGGCCAAGGAGAAAGAACTGGCCACGCGCCGCGACATAGAGCATGAGCGCATTTCGGAAAGCACCAAAGCGGTGGAAACCCAGATGGCCGTACAGCAAGCCACCATTGACCAGAAACGGGCCATGTCGGGTCTCAAACACCGGCAGTTGGCTTCGCTCAAGGTCCGCGCTGGCATCACCGGAGTCTTGCAGGACGAGCCGGTTACCGTGGGCCAGCGCCTGGCGCAGGGAACTATTCTGGCGAAAGTAGTGCAGCCGGAACACCTGAAGGCCGAGCTGAAGATTCCTGAGACCCAAGCCAGAGACATTGTTACCGGACTGCTGGCGGACATTGATACGCACAACGGAATCGTCAAGGGCTACGTGAGCCGGATTGATCCGGCGTCGCAGAATGGCACGGTCACGGTGGACGTGACCCTGTCCGAGCCGCCGCCCAAAGGATCTCGCCCGGACCTGAGCGTGGATGGGACCATTACCCTGGAGAAACTGGAGAACGTGCTGTACGTGGGCCGCCCGGCTTCCGGGCAGGAAAAACAGACGGTCAGCATGTTCAAGATGGACCCGGACGAGAAAGAAGCGGTCCGCGTCCAGGTGGAACTGGGGCGCGCCTCTGTTACGTACATAGAAATTGTGAAAGGTTTGAAGGAAGGCGACAAGGTCATCCTTTCAGACATGCAGCGCTACGACAACGACCAAAGAATCAAACTGAGCAAATAA
- a CDS encoding class I SAM-dependent methyltransferase, whose translation MQLATLKSKRYDVTPAPENFIRNKLFVDEAKKYPRVLECGCSNGFLSRLITAGGSRVVGLEIDPEAAEEARRSCARVLSVDLNDSSWTKSVGEQFDLITFGDVLEHLVDPQAVLRQAQQLLAPGGRVLICLPNIAYWTMRIKLLLGRWEYQSMGLLDYTHLRFFTYDTARKMIQAAGYNLLHFDPILGDRFTKHFRPIWQRMGNAFPNLLAFQMLFLVEPTSETHESRHA comes from the coding sequence ATGCAGCTAGCCACCCTCAAGAGCAAGCGTTATGACGTTACGCCCGCTCCGGAAAACTTTATCCGCAACAAGCTTTTTGTGGACGAAGCCAAGAAGTATCCGCGCGTGCTGGAATGCGGATGCTCCAATGGCTTCCTGTCCCGCCTCATCACCGCCGGCGGCTCCCGCGTGGTGGGCCTGGAGATTGATCCGGAGGCTGCGGAAGAAGCCCGCCGGTCGTGCGCCCGCGTCCTGTCGGTTGATCTCAATGACAGCAGCTGGACCAAGAGTGTTGGCGAACAATTTGACCTGATCACCTTCGGCGACGTGCTGGAACATCTGGTTGACCCGCAGGCCGTTCTTCGTCAGGCGCAGCAGCTCCTGGCACCGGGTGGCCGCGTGCTGATCTGCCTCCCCAACATTGCCTACTGGACTATGCGCATTAAACTGCTGTTAGGAAGGTGGGAGTACCAGAGCATGGGTCTTCTGGACTATACGCACCTTCGTTTTTTTACCTATGACACCGCTCGCAAGATGATCCAGGCTGCTGGGTACAATCTTCTCCACTTCGACCCGATCCTTGGTGACAGGTTCACCAAGCATTTTCGTCCTATCTGGCAGCGGATGGGCAATGCGTTTCCTAACCTCTTGGCATTTCAAATGTTGTTCCTGGTTGAGCCAACCAGTGAAACCCATGAATCCCGGCACGCTTGA
- a CDS encoding histone deacetylase → MTESSSAASAVPLSVPRLFYTDHYPITLPESHKFPVLKYGMVRKLLEKDGLFQFEPAPPATMEQIELAHDPAYVRSVLEGSLAPAAMRRIGLPWSDVLVKRSLASVGGTLAAAQDALRRGWGGTLGGGTHHAFRGEGAGFCVFNDIAVAIRVLQHGGRIQRAAVIDLDVHQGDGTAEIFRDSPEVFTLSVHCQSNFPFRKQQSCLDISLPDKTNDNSYLQHLDEVLPEVLDFRPEIIFYQSGVDGLASDVLGRLSLTHEGLLLRDRKVMATVSDAGIPLVITSGGGYSRPIELSVEAHANTYRTAWQVFCQQREVAAPAAAQKQ, encoded by the coding sequence ATGACAGAATCATCCTCCGCAGCTTCCGCCGTGCCTCTTTCCGTACCCCGGCTTTTCTATACCGATCACTACCCTATTACGTTGCCAGAGAGCCACAAGTTCCCAGTTCTTAAGTACGGCATGGTGCGTAAACTCCTTGAGAAGGACGGGCTTTTTCAATTCGAGCCTGCGCCGCCGGCGACCATGGAGCAAATCGAACTGGCGCACGATCCCGCCTACGTCCGCAGCGTCCTCGAGGGGTCCCTGGCTCCGGCGGCCATGCGACGAATCGGCCTGCCGTGGTCAGACGTGCTGGTGAAGCGCTCATTGGCCTCCGTGGGCGGAACGCTGGCGGCGGCCCAAGACGCGCTCCGCCGGGGCTGGGGCGGAACCCTGGGCGGAGGAACGCACCATGCTTTTCGCGGAGAAGGCGCGGGCTTTTGCGTGTTCAACGATATCGCCGTGGCGATTCGCGTCCTGCAGCACGGCGGGCGCATTCAGCGCGCGGCGGTGATTGATCTTGACGTCCACCAGGGCGACGGGACCGCCGAGATCTTCCGCGATTCGCCCGAAGTCTTCACTCTCTCCGTGCATTGCCAGAGCAACTTCCCTTTCCGCAAACAACAAAGCTGCCTGGACATTTCCCTTCCTGACAAAACTAATGACAACAGCTATTTACAGCATCTTGATGAAGTTTTGCCTGAAGTTTTGGATTTTCGGCCGGAAATCATCTTCTACCAGTCCGGCGTGGATGGCCTGGCTTCCGATGTTCTTGGCCGTCTGTCGTTGACCCACGAAGGACTTCTGCTGCGCGACCGCAAAGTCATGGCCACGGTGAGCGATGCCGGCATTCCCCTGGTCATCACCTCGGGCGGCGGATACTCACGGCCCATCGAACTCAGCGTGGAGGCGCACGCTAACACCTATCGCACAGCGTGGCAGGTGTTTTGCCAGCAACGCGAAGTCGCGGCGCCTGCGGCGGCACAGAAGCAATGA
- a CDS encoding amidase has product MDLTEASQAVQKKTVSPVELTQACLARIERLDPLLKAFITVTAESALAEAAKAEAEIARGEWKGPLHGIPVAIKDLAETAGVRTTAGSAVLEHHVPSEDAEVVRRLRAAGAVLLGKLNLHEFAYGGSGIIGHFGVARNPWNTAHITGGSSSGAAAAVAASLCYGAIGTDTAGSIRLPSAFCGIVGIKPSYGLVSTRGVIPLSWSLDHVGPMARTVSDVALMLQAIAHYDPRDFYCQKFAPVYYPSAIEEDCSALRLAAPSEFWQDLDPEVQHAADAALALLSRMTAGMQEISLSTDMDRTVVRCEPFVYHQRYLPAHEKEYDPETLKRIRSGADVTAADYVEKYRDLLRERREILNVFEHADLIITPTAPVLAPSLAELQAAPADLRSKELLMLRNTRPFNVYGLPAISVCCGFSKSGLPIGLQIAGAPGSEGVVLALARAYEKLTEWHKSRPALAE; this is encoded by the coding sequence ATGGACCTGACTGAGGCCAGCCAGGCCGTACAAAAGAAAACCGTATCGCCGGTCGAACTGACGCAGGCTTGCCTGGCGCGGATTGAGCGCCTGGACCCGCTGCTGAAAGCCTTCATCACGGTCACGGCCGAGTCCGCTCTGGCCGAAGCCGCAAAGGCGGAAGCCGAGATCGCGCGCGGAGAATGGAAAGGTCCGCTGCACGGAATTCCCGTGGCGATAAAAGATCTGGCGGAGACCGCGGGCGTGCGCACCACCGCCGGCAGCGCGGTGCTGGAGCATCACGTTCCCTCTGAAGACGCTGAGGTTGTACGGCGTCTGCGCGCTGCGGGTGCAGTCCTGCTGGGCAAGCTGAACCTGCATGAGTTCGCTTACGGAGGCAGCGGGATCATCGGCCATTTTGGCGTGGCCCGCAACCCCTGGAACACCGCCCACATCACCGGAGGGTCTTCGTCGGGCGCCGCTGCGGCAGTGGCCGCCAGCCTTTGTTACGGCGCTATCGGCACGGACACAGCAGGGTCCATCCGCCTGCCCAGCGCGTTTTGCGGCATTGTGGGAATCAAGCCGTCTTATGGTCTGGTGAGCACGCGGGGAGTGATTCCGCTCTCCTGGTCGCTGGACCACGTTGGCCCCATGGCGCGCACGGTTTCCGACGTCGCGCTGATGCTGCAGGCCATCGCCCATTACGATCCGCGTGACTTCTATTGCCAGAAGTTTGCGCCGGTGTACTACCCTTCCGCCATTGAAGAAGATTGCTCCGCCTTGCGGCTGGCCGCACCAAGTGAGTTTTGGCAGGACCTTGACCCGGAAGTCCAGCACGCCGCCGACGCCGCACTGGCTCTGCTCAGCAGGATGACTGCCGGTATGCAGGAGATCAGCCTGTCCACGGACATGGACCGTACCGTGGTCCGCTGTGAGCCTTTTGTCTATCACCAGCGGTACCTGCCGGCGCACGAGAAAGAATACGACCCGGAAACCCTGAAGCGCATTCGCAGTGGCGCCGACGTTACCGCCGCCGATTACGTTGAGAAGTACCGCGACCTGCTTCGCGAGCGGCGCGAGATCCTCAACGTTTTTGAGCATGCTGACCTCATCATCACGCCGACTGCGCCCGTGCTCGCGCCGTCGCTCGCGGAGCTGCAGGCCGCTCCGGCCGACTTGCGCAGCAAAGAGCTGCTGATGCTTCGCAACACGCGCCCCTTCAACGTCTACGGACTCCCGGCGATCTCGGTTTGCTGCGGGTTCTCCAAATCCGGATTGCCGATTGGCTTGCAAATTGCCGGAGCGCCCGGAAGCGAAGGCGTGGTCCTGGCGCTGGCGCGCGCGTATGAAAAGCTGACCGAGTGGCACAAGTCCCGTCCGGCCTTGGCCGAATAG
- a CDS encoding ABC transporter ATP-binding protein: protein MATGQPLIRLETVTKIFYTDEVETHALSGIHLDINKGEFVSIAGPSGCGKSTLLSIIGLLDSPTDGSYTLNNRAVQGLDFSDRARIRNQEIGFIFQSFNLIGDLTVYENVELPLTYRSMSSPDRKKRVQEALEKVGMAHRMRHYPSQLSGGQQQRVAVARALAGSPSILLADEPTGNLDSRNGEAVMDLLQSLHREGATICMVTHDARFAKHAERTIHLFDGKVVEETEAAKQELA from the coding sequence GTGGCAACTGGACAACCACTGATCAGGCTGGAAACTGTTACCAAGATTTTCTACACCGATGAGGTGGAAACCCATGCGCTTTCCGGCATTCACCTGGACATCAACAAAGGCGAGTTTGTCTCCATCGCCGGCCCGTCGGGATGCGGCAAGTCAACACTGCTCTCCATCATCGGCCTGCTGGATTCGCCCACGGACGGCTCTTATACGCTGAACAATCGCGCCGTCCAGGGGCTGGATTTCTCCGACCGGGCGCGCATTCGCAACCAGGAAATTGGCTTCATCTTCCAAAGTTTCAACCTGATTGGCGATCTTACCGTGTACGAGAACGTTGAGCTGCCGCTCACCTACCGCTCCATGTCCTCTCCCGACCGCAAGAAGCGAGTGCAGGAAGCGCTGGAAAAGGTGGGCATGGCGCACCGCATGCGGCACTATCCCTCACAGCTCTCCGGCGGTCAGCAGCAACGCGTCGCGGTGGCCCGGGCCCTGGCCGGATCACCCTCCATCCTGCTGGCGGACGAACCTACCGGAAACCTGGACTCGCGCAACGGCGAAGCAGTGATGGACCTGTTGCAGTCATTGCATCGCGAAGGCGCAACCATCTGCATGGTCACCCACGATGCGCGCTTTGCCAAGCACGCGGAACGGACGATCCATTTGTTTGACGGCAAAGTGGTGGAAGAGACCGAAGCGGCCAAGCAGGAACTGGCGTAA
- a CDS encoding DUF4365 domain-containing protein — protein sequence MSNRTKRATQEHVIGKQAVQILESILPPWWVMREYKPDYGIDLAIKLFEEVKSNSRKKAYDTLGEHLFVQVKGAQRLSPREMHIPPRINVERGSDPGGGRLSGQARVVPVLSCRIDANELLTSQRMGAALPIVLVVVEVSSRRAFFVCLTDYVDKIILPNDPSYATKQTKTILVPISNEIKRDYLIPLQYYAKRPKLYAAFQKFAYQEHELKFIGEDELLATTRRFARILLRSDVWKSCEWWAPIAMAHRHLECLVKDGDPQLFRYSEPSNKLESRERIWSPLGSDGVSLYSQAEMMRLIEIRTLWQQLANLGRIHEEVCREWFLPSFFGTMTQ from the coding sequence ATGTCAAACCGAACGAAGCGGGCGACCCAAGAACATGTGATAGGAAAACAGGCAGTGCAAATACTGGAGTCCATCCTTCCGCCGTGGTGGGTAATGCGAGAATACAAGCCCGACTATGGCATTGATCTGGCGATTAAGTTATTTGAGGAAGTCAAGAGTAACTCGCGCAAAAAGGCTTATGACACCTTGGGAGAGCACTTATTTGTCCAGGTGAAAGGCGCGCAGCGACTCAGCCCACGAGAGATGCACATCCCTCCGCGAATCAACGTAGAACGCGGCTCTGATCCAGGCGGAGGTAGGCTAAGCGGCCAAGCACGCGTCGTACCTGTCTTGTCCTGTCGCATTGATGCTAACGAGTTGCTCACCAGTCAGCGCATGGGCGCAGCGCTGCCTATTGTCTTAGTTGTGGTGGAAGTCTCGTCGCGGCGAGCTTTTTTTGTGTGCCTCACGGACTATGTCGACAAGATCATTCTCCCAAACGACCCCAGTTATGCGACAAAACAAACCAAGACAATTCTCGTTCCCATTAGCAATGAGATTAAGAGGGACTATCTGATTCCTCTGCAGTATTATGCGAAGCGGCCAAAATTGTATGCCGCATTTCAAAAATTTGCCTATCAAGAACATGAGCTAAAATTCATTGGCGAAGACGAACTACTCGCGACGACGCGGCGATTTGCGCGTATTCTTTTGCGTTCAGATGTGTGGAAGTCATGTGAATGGTGGGCACCAATTGCTATGGCCCATCGCCACTTGGAGTGTTTGGTCAAAGACGGCGACCCTCAATTATTTAGATATTCCGAGCCTTCTAACAAATTGGAATCCCGCGAACGAATCTGGTCTCCCTTAGGAAGTGACGGAGTCAGCCTCTACAGTCAAGCAGAGATGATGAGGTTGATAGAGATCCGCACTCTTTGGCAGCAGCTCGCGAATCTCGGGAGAATACATGAAGAAGTCTGTAGAGAGTGGTTCCTCCCATCATTTTTTGGAACAATGACACAGTAG